A DNA window from Macadamia integrifolia cultivar HAES 741 chromosome 4, SCU_Mint_v3, whole genome shotgun sequence contains the following coding sequences:
- the LOC122076065 gene encoding uncharacterized protein LOC122076065, with product MLGRVRASPLDCSDLERPSPKISKNDALSIYEATLEKLRLGSRRALGSSSMKAMKIEAPSSSSIASPSFSDVQSDDCSAMMAEAVPCSSSSTASPSSGEVQSNYCSEKLMEQ from the exons ATGCTGGGAAGGGTCAGAGCCTCTCCTCTGGATTGTTCGGACTTGGAGAGGCCTTCTCCCAAGATTAGCAAGAATGATGCTCTCTCCATTTACG AGGCGACGCTCGAGAAGCTAAGACTTGGTTCTAGGCGTGCTCTAGGCTCATCTTCAATGAAGGCAATGAAGATAGAGGCCCCTTCTTCATCGTCGATTGCTTCTCCAAGTTTTAGTGATGTTCAATCTGATGATTGTTCTGCAATGATGGCGGAAGCCGTCCCTTGTTCTTCATCGTCGACTGCTTCACCGAGTTCTGGCGAGGTCCAATCCAATTACTGCTCAGAAAAATTAATGGAGCAGTAA
- the LOC122076020 gene encoding nucleoside diphosphate kinase 2, chloroplastic isoform X1 → MEALAVFGGSPRVSTSSLQSASATIIRSGNGSLSYTQNLTLSTRHLSAFHGSSSLFLCSPSLSHPKRRARKIRPNIFLPTLIASMEDVEETYIMVKPDGVQRGLVGEIISRLEKKGFKLTGLKLFQCPQELAEEHYKDLQAKPFFPKLIQYITSGPVVCMAWEGVGVVASARKLIGATNPLQAEPGTIRGDLAVQTGRNVVHGSDSPENGKREIALWFKEGDLCHWTPVQEPWLRE, encoded by the exons ATGGAAGCTCTAGCGGTCTTTGGAGGAAGTCCCCGTGTTTCAACTTCATCCCTTCAGTCAGCTTCAGCTACTATTATAAGGAGTGGGAATGGAAGCTTATCTTACACTCAGAATCTTACTCTGAGCACTCGCCATCTTTCTGCATTCCATGggtcttcttcccttttcttgtgTTCCCCAAGTCTTTCCCATCCTAAAAGGCGAGCCCGGAAGATCAGACCCAATATCTTCCTTCCCACCTTGATTGCTTCCATG GAAGATGTTGAAGAGACGTACATTATGGTGAAGCCTGATGGCGTCCAACGTGGCCTG GTTGGAGAGATAATCTCTCGGTTAGAGAAGAAAGGGTTTAAGTTGACCGGCTTGAAGCTTTTCCAATGTCCCCAGGAATTAGCCGAG GAGCATTATAAGGATCTTCAGGCCAAGCCATTCTTTCCTAAACTTATTCAATACATAACTTCTGGCCCAGTTGTGTGCATG GCTTGGGAGGGTGTTGGTGTTGTTGCTTCTGCACGTAAGCTTATAGGGGCAACAAATCCTCTTCAAGCTGAACCAGGCACTATTAGAGGGGATCTAGCAGTACAAACAGGAAG GAATGTTGTTCATGGAAGTGACAGCCCCGAGAATGGAAAACGTGAAATTG CTTTGTGGTTTAAAGAAGGTGATTTATGTCACTGGACACCAGTTCAGGAGCCTTGGCTGCGAGAGTGA
- the LOC122076018 gene encoding probable carboxylesterase 11, which yields MPSVAVKLYSVFFKFLLKHRLQNRIQASFDDNNPFGVTSRPEESVAAAKPSFIDGVATKDIHIDSLTSLSVRIFLPDTCLAASESDLHAQSRARVRASSRSLDPDSSHASVDAHHNNNRRNSYGPSTSPTPAANMADQIRRSSYGGSSQAESLISKQETGAYRGYAPSLENKQHSFRKLPVMLQFHGGGFVTGSNDSSANDIFCRRIAKLCDVIVIAVGYRLAPENRYPAAFEDGLKVLHWLGKQANLAECNKSLVSKRGGGADIRRSDTHRQLADTFGASMVEPWLAAHGDPTRCVLLGVSCGANIADYVTRKAVEAGKLLDPVKVVAQVLMYPFFIGSVPTHSEIKLANSYFYDKAMCILAWKLFLPEEEFSLDHPAANPLIPGREPPLKYMPPTLTVVAEHDWMRDRGIAYSEELRKVNVDAPVLEYKDAVHEFATLDMLLNTPQAQACAEDIAIWVKKYISLRGHEFSY from the exons atgCCTAGCGTCGCTGTGAAGCTCTATAGTGTATTCTTCAAATTCCTTCTTAAACATCGTTTGCAGAACCGTATCCAAGCCtcttttgatgataacaacCCTTTCGGTGTCACTTCGCGGCCTGAAGAATCAGTCGCCGCAGCTAAGCCTTCTTTCATCGATGGTGTTGCTACCAAAGACATCCACATTGATTCTTTAACCTCTCTCTCCGTTCGTATCTTTCTACCTGACACCTGCCTTGCCGCCTCCGAATCTGATTTACATGCCCAATCTAGGGCAAGGGTCAGGGCTTCTTCCAGGTCCTTAGATCCGGATTCCTCACATGCTTCTGTCGATGCTCATCATAACAACAACCGTCGTAACAGCTATGGCCCATCCACATCTCCCACGCCTGCTGCCAACATGGCTGATCAGATCCGCAGGAGCAGCTATGGTGGTAGCAGCCAGGCTGAGAGCTTGATTTCGAAACAGGAGACTGGAGCTTACAGGGGCTATGCACCTTCCTTGGAGAATAAGCAACATTCTTTTCGTAAGTTGCCAGTAATGTTGCAATTTCATGGTGGAGGGTTTGTTACCGGCAGCAATGACTCGTCCGCCAATGATATTTTCTGTAGACGGATCGCGAAATTGTGTGATGTGATTGTCATTGCGGTTGGTTATAGGCTAGCCCCTGAGAACCGGTATCCGGCGGCGTTTGAGGATGGTTTAAAAGTTTTGCATTGGTTGGGGAAGCAGGCAAATCTGGCCGAGTGTAATAAGTCCCTTGTCAGTAAACGCGGTGGCGGTGCTGATATCCGGAGATCTGATACTCATCGGCAACTTGCTGACACTTTTGGTGCGTCTATGGTAGAGCCTTGGTTAGCTGCTCATGGAGATCCCACCAG GTGTGTTCTCCTGGGTGTGAGCTGTGGTGCAAACATTGCAGACTATGTGACTCGGAAAGCAGTGGAGGCAGGCAAACTTCTGGATCCTGTCAAAGTGGTGGCGCAGGTCTTAATGTATCCCTTCTTCATTGGCAGTGTCCCCACACATTCGGAGATCAAACTAGCAAACTCTTACTTCTATGATAAAGCAATGTGCATACTTGCATGGAAGCTCTTCCTACCAGAGGAGGAGTTTAGCCTGGACCATCCAGCTGCTAATCCTCTAATTCCTGGGAGGGAACCACCACTCAAGTACATGCCCCCAACGCTAACAGTGGTTGCAGAGCATGACTGGATGCGAGACCGTGGCATTGCGTACTCAGAAGAGCTAAGGAAGGTTAATGTTGATGCTCCTGTCCTGGAGTATAAAGATGCTGTACATGAGTTTGCAACACTTGACATGCTCCTTAACACCCCACAGGCCCAAGCCTGTGCGGAGGACATCGCAATCTGGGTCAAGAAGTATATCTCACTCAGAGGCCATGAGTTCTCTTATTGA
- the LOC122076020 gene encoding nucleoside diphosphate kinase 2, chloroplastic isoform X2, protein MEALAVFGGSPRVSTSSLQSASATIIRSGNGSLSYTQNLTLSTRHLSAFHGSSSLFLCSPSLSHPKRRARKIRPNIFLPTLIASMEDVEETYIMVKPDGVQRGLVGEIISRLEKKGFKLTGLKLFQCPQELAEEHYKDLQAKPFFPKLIQYITSGPVVCMAWEGVGVVASARKLIGATNPLQAEPGTIRGDLAVQTGRNVVHGSDSPENGKREIEALWTMMN, encoded by the exons ATGGAAGCTCTAGCGGTCTTTGGAGGAAGTCCCCGTGTTTCAACTTCATCCCTTCAGTCAGCTTCAGCTACTATTATAAGGAGTGGGAATGGAAGCTTATCTTACACTCAGAATCTTACTCTGAGCACTCGCCATCTTTCTGCATTCCATGggtcttcttcccttttcttgtgTTCCCCAAGTCTTTCCCATCCTAAAAGGCGAGCCCGGAAGATCAGACCCAATATCTTCCTTCCCACCTTGATTGCTTCCATG GAAGATGTTGAAGAGACGTACATTATGGTGAAGCCTGATGGCGTCCAACGTGGCCTG GTTGGAGAGATAATCTCTCGGTTAGAGAAGAAAGGGTTTAAGTTGACCGGCTTGAAGCTTTTCCAATGTCCCCAGGAATTAGCCGAG GAGCATTATAAGGATCTTCAGGCCAAGCCATTCTTTCCTAAACTTATTCAATACATAACTTCTGGCCCAGTTGTGTGCATG GCTTGGGAGGGTGTTGGTGTTGTTGCTTCTGCACGTAAGCTTATAGGGGCAACAAATCCTCTTCAAGCTGAACCAGGCACTATTAGAGGGGATCTAGCAGTACAAACAGGAAG GAATGTTGTTCATGGAAGTGACAGCCCCGAGAATGGAAAACGTGAAATTG AGGCCCTCTGGACAATGATGAATTAG